A region of the Drosophila subpulchrella strain 33 F10 #4 breed RU33 chromosome 3L, RU_Dsub_v1.1 Primary Assembly, whole genome shotgun sequence genome:
TATCTAATATAGGTGGCCATGTCTTTGGGTCAATAGAGGTTGCCGCCTCTCGTGATTTTAGTAACTTAATAATCGGTTGAATAGAGAGCACAATGCCACTTTTTGAAACATCAACAATCATGCGGACAGTGGGTAATGtggtatttaaattttgtggATGTGGAGGCCGTATGGTAATTGGTATTGCACCCAAATATAGACATCCGTAAAATGCGCACAGCAAATCAAGTCCTGGAGGAAATATAAGCGCTGAAAAGAAAAgtggttattataattttacCAAAGCGGTCATCCCTGAATTCTTACCAACATGATCGCCTGGCTCTATTCTTCCTCGTTCCTGTAACAATGCCGCTATTTTCTCTGCTCGCTTATGTAACTCGGAGCATGTCAGAGTTTTAGCAATGGCACctacaaaaataatttgagtctattttttttttgtacaaaAATGATGAAACTTACCTTTAGAATTCAACAATGTGAATATTATGTGATCTGGGGAGGTTCCTGCTCGCCAACGCAACACTCCAGTTATAAGTTGTGGCTGTTGAAGTATcgacaattttaaaattcacaTTTCGATTTAAAACAGGCATATTGACCCCTACCTTTCGCTCACAATCTTCGGCTAATCCAACATCCCGTCCATGGGCTTCAGCGAGGCGATTGCCCTGCACTAAATTTCCAACCATCACAGAGGCTGGTCCTACACCCGTGTCTGTAATACCACATCCAGATGATGAGCTTATTTTTGCGGCAGTTTGCACACCTTATTTTGTTTTGGGGAATGGTTAGTAGTAGAATGATTTGTCGTTTTTGTACAAGGATTCattacaaaaattattaattaaagcGATTTCATTAGTTATGTTGGCATTTGTGATTGTTGTTGATATTATACAGtgttgttattttttaatttggcaGTGAGTGTTGTAGTGGTCATAGAAGTATTCGCAGCGTTGTTGAAGTGTTGGTGGTTAAAAATAGAGGAAAGCAATGTTTGTATTTTAATAAGGTAAAAAAAGCACAGAAAGTTCAACAAAGCCAATTATTTAAACGTATTAAACTCAAATAAGGGGAAAACTTACCTTGATGCAATTCCCGCGGCTTTGGTAGATTGGTAACACATGTGTGTGGGCACATCAAAACATTTGCTGGGTGAAGGGATCCTTCCAAAAATCGTCGTCTTGCCTCACATAAATGTATGCCCCCCAGAGGAGTCTTGGGCAAATGATTTGGTGGAACCAACGCCAGGCAATAAATGCCAACCTGATGAATGGAGTCTACTGCCTGCAGAACGCGCGACATCCATTGGAAACTTTCTTCCTCAGAGCAGTCCGGACGTTGTTCGGCAATAACACACACGCGTTCGTCACGCAATACTTTAATGCTAAATACAGCTATGCGTCCGCGGTAAATGAACCGCATTGGTTCCACTGCTAATACTGTGGCAATTATGTCATCCGCATTGTGCTTTCGACCGGTAACCGTCATTAGACCGTCGCGGGAACCGCAGACAAAGACCAAGCCTCCGGGACCCAGAAAGCCCAAAAGTCCTGACCTCACGTAAAAGTCTTCGCCAATtggcttggaaataatatttactGTGCCATTTCCATCTTTTGGCTGCTCGAATTCTTCCAATAGGGGTTGAACTTTAAAAGTAGAATTCGTCATTCCATCGAGACCAAAGTAGCTGGCGCTTGTGGAACCACTTGTGACACATATTTCGCCGACTTGATCGGTTTTGCACAGCACTGGAGATCCTTCCGACCGCACGACCACCATTTGTGCTGCTGGCATAACTTGACCACAGTCCTGTAAAGTTAGTGACGTTAATGAGTCTTCGCTGTCTACCCTCACTACTCCGTGTGAAAGTGCTGCCATGGAAAGCACACCACGTCCTGTAGCTGATGGACTAAATCCACAGGATCCTCGTCCAGGTCGACGAAGTGAGACGGTAAATACTTCAGAGCTACTAGCACATGGACAAATTGCATCCGAGCGTAATCCTTTTGCTTGAAAAACGCTCAAGAACTGGTCACAAGATGAAAGTGACCAGGGATTGGCTCCATCGGCTACTAGCAACATACGCAGAGAAGACAGCGATATATCCTTGTGATCTTTAGTAGCTAGTAAGCCCCAATGTAAATCTCGACTCTTAACCAAGCAACAAGAGGCCCGGTGTTTTGTTATTAATTGCATCCAGCTGGATGGTCGCAGCTTCATCAAGGCATAGGGTATGAAAATAACATGCATACCATTCAAAATGGAAGTCAAAACTGAATGCCATAATCCCACTTCACGCTTGAAATCCAAGACACACACAATTGTTTCGCCTTCGGTGTAGTGGCAGGCCATAGTTAAAGCACGGCAATGATTGATCATCGCTGCGCGGGTAACAGTGACACCTatgcaaaatgtataattgtTACAAGTGTCTGCTAACTGATGTAGGAAACACTTACCCATAACACTGCCCTCCTTATCAGTCGTGTATTCTATATAAGCTGCAGCCGAATCGTCGACCCGTAAATTGCCCACATTGAATTCCTTAGGCGGCTTAGGTAAATGCTCAGTTACAAACCACTGCAATCGTGGCCAACCCTTTAATTTAGCTATTTCCCCCGTAGTGGATGATTTGGGGAGACCCTTTAAGCAAGCCTCTGAGGTTAATGCCACAGTTATGCCACAAGAACTCAATAAAAATCCCACTTGCTGCGGTGGTGTATCCGAGCTAGAAAGCGGTAACTCTATTGGAAGAGGTACCAAGCCCCGAAACATACAACCATACCAGGCTGTaataaaactgaaaaaaaaggTTTGATTAAATTGtgttacaaataaaatatatgggTTATACCAACCTCAAGGGGTCATTATTAGGATAAACCAAAGCAACTCGATCGCCTGGTTTAAGAGTTACTTGTTCAGGTCCCTTGCTGAATATTTTCGTGGACAAAGCATACGCAATTTTTTGTGCGCGCGAAAGCAGTTTGCCATATGTCAAGGTAGTTGTTATTTTCCCATTAGGATCAAGGACCGTAGCCATGGGACTTTTAAAAGAATTAGTGCCATATCGTTGCAGCGCGCACTCGAGTGTCCGCGGAAGTCCTGCTGGTATAGACAGTTGCTCGCCTTGCACAGGAGTCATTGTGCTGCCCTCCGGTTTGGGAGCATTCGGATCCTTTGTGTTGGCAGCAATCTCCAGCTCGATGTCGTTGTCTTCATAAAACTCCGGCAGCGGTCGGCGCTTGGGTCTTTTAAGAGTGTTTAGCAGTTGCTGTATCTTAGCTGACACCTTCCACTTGCCATTGGCATCTGTCTCGGTTAGGTCATTTTGAGTAACATTAACATATCGAGTCACTCGGTCCGCAGCTCGATGTGCATTATTAAATTGTGTGATGTCAGGAGCGTTGACTAATAAAAGGcgaaaataaatgtattactTATGGGGTTTAGCCTCTTACACAGATTgtgtgcatttaaatataatagagTTGATTGAAAGTTCAATTACGTACATTGCTTTTGCTTGAACGCTTTGTCAGAGAAGTCATTCTCGCGCTTGTATGCAATTGGTGGCGCGTCTGTGCTTAAGGCGTCCGATGTTGGCTGAATAAAATGAAGTCTTccattaaatataattctttgAAATTTACACGCAAACTAAGCTAAGGTTTGCCATCTGGGGCAAGAATTACCCGGCTCCAGAAGACGAAATCATAGTAGCTATAATACGCAACAACAATTACTCACAATTGGAGGTAAATTTTGAGGTGGGCGCCTTTCTGGAGCGCTATTCGATGATGGATACTTCTGATTTGGCAGTTGGTTCTGTTTTACATCCGGCCTGGAATGCTGCTGTGGGCCCATCGATGATTCACGAATTGGAGGTTTAATTATTGGTTCGGGTGGTAAAATGCTGTTGCTAATATGATCCCGTGGATAATTGTACTCCTTGTCGGGGGAAATGGTTTCCTCGGGTATGGATTCGTCATCCGTCGATGAGTCCAGCTCATCATTGCAACCAGGGCTACGGTTCAGGACAGATGTGCGCTTTGATGGCATCGGAAGGCTGGGCTTTGGTCGCCCCTTAAGAGCTGCTAGTGCCTGCTGAACCGCCTCCTGTCGTACTTCTGGGGGTTTAAAGGTCAGAGTAATCTGTTGTATCGTTGTAAATTCGCACTACTTACCAGAATGATAGCGTTTCTCATTGTGCGTAACTTTGCGCTGTGTGCGTCGTTGACGATGCTGACTATTATTAGTTGACTGTGGATTCTGGAAGCCACTGGGCTCGCGGGTATTCTGATATCCGGGATCGCCAACTGCACCACCCTGTGGTCGCATATTCTCGTAGCCGGGAGCCCCAGCATTTCCGCCCTGGGGCGTTGATGATGTGCTTACGGAGGATGACTGATGAAAGTCGATCTTTTTGGAATGTCTTTGCTGTGAGGAGGATAGGGAGGGCACTTCGGTCACATAGCTATAGCCCTCGCTGGACACTATGACGCCGTCGTTATTTATGTTTCCGTGGCTGTTGCTATTGTTGGTATCTTTGACGTTGTAGTAGGGCGGCGGCTGGGTACTTTTCACCTTGTCGCCTTTCCACAAAAGGATGAAAGAGGAGGAAGTAATGTCAACAACCAGTTACCAAAAATATTCCAAGGCCCCATCCAAACCACATACCTTCATGCTTCTTGAGGAACGGCTGCAACAGCTTCGCCCTTTTCTTTTCGTAGCCCTTCTGCGTAATGTCGCCTGGAAATTCAGATAGCAATTAGGTTTTTAACAGCTTCGCTTGGTTTTGTTGTCATTAATGTTAGTCATGGAACAGCAACACAATCGTGACCCATGATGATCTTATGCTGAAAGACCAACATATGACATACACACACTTTTCTTTTAATTGATGCCTGCTGACTGTGTGTGTAGGCTTTAGCAATGGAAAGTCACAAAACAGAGCTTATAGTTTTTAATCCAAATTGGGAGCAATTCAATTAGTGGGTGGTCAACATATATTCCCACATATTCCCATTTTGCACCAAATCATTTGCAGATTAACTACTATATTTGATTATCGTGTGTATTACAAGCAGTGGAAAATTGGTATACCTTCCGAGAGCTCCAGATCCAGTTCAGCGAGCTTCTCGCGAACATAGCCAGGCAACGAGGATGTGTGCTCCATGGCCGCCTCAGAATTTGGAGTAGTTTCTTGGATTTATTCGTGGATCCTCTTTCGTTATAGGCGTCTATCTTTTAGTTGGGCGCAGTACACAACAACACACACCCAGACACCGCTACTTTCCCACTTCGTTGTCAAAAATCGATCGATTGGCCACTCATTTTATTTCACATTTTGCCGGGGCAAATCAACACTGCCGGACTTCCGCAGCCCAAACGCTTCGTATGAACATTTAAACGATGATTTTACTAATGCCTTTTATGAATTTGCACAATGAAAGTGTAAACAAAGAAAAGTAGCCGTACAAATCGATTTTATGAGCTAGCGAAAACTTGATAACTATTTCACCGTACTATTGGTCTGCGGGTTTTTCGCGATTTCGACGAATGGTCACACTGTGCCTTCCTAACTGTGCATTTTCAAATTAACTTCGCAGCCCTGCAGTGTTGCATTCTGGGATCATCGATGGCTAGAAAACCATCAAGGGGTCCATCAACGCGATTCGATTAATaagaataacaaatttaaacagGCTTCGAGACTACGGCTCCAGGGGTTTCTATGAAATTTTCTCAATTTAGACCGCATAATTTCCATACACAATTGCTTTTAAGCAAGACGGCAGTATTAGGGATTTGACGCCATCGATAGTTTGCGACGACCTCCAATAAAAATGCGTGAGTTTTTTTGAAAAGTGCTACGAAGTGctaaaaactaattataaaCTAATAATGCAGAGAACTTGAAGATTCAAGAGGAAATCAAGGCTTTGAAGGGCCTTGGCCAGCACCTCGAAGAGCAATTGAAGCTGGCGAGCGTCGAGTTGGGCGACTTCGCAGATGAAGATCTAGCACTTCTTGATAAATGCGCGGATTACTATGCCCTTTCCCACATCCACGACTTCAATCTGAACTTCATGCGCGACTTTTACTGTGCCAAAAAGAGAGACTGCATCGAAAACAGGCAGATCAAAGTGCAACAACGCATAGAGCTGCAGCGCATTAAGTCTGCCACCGAAGAGGCAACTAGGGACGTAGCCATCTTGGAACGGTAATAAAGAACCCATCCCGTTTGATCTTACAGCGATCACTAAACCCTTCTCTTACAGGTTTATGTCTACAGCGGAAGAGCGACTGATTCCAGACAGTGTAGTCTTGCAGCGTAACAGCCAACATCTTGCCACCAAACAGGCATTGTTGGACAGACAAAAAACCCTCAAGATACCAAAGGATTTCAACATTGAAAGCGTCATTGAGAAGGTGGATTCGCTCGAGCAACGCTAGTGAATGTGGGTGTCGacttgttttttaaaaaattatttaattgtatttactCAGTAATGCAAAAACACTTTACAATAACATAAAATCTGCAAATTTAAAAGACATCGTTGAGGTTTTTAAGGTTTGCATGCTTCAGACAAGCAGCATTACAATATGCTTTATGTAGGACAAGCGTTTACAAAGGGGCGTTCCAATTGATGCTAGGttgtatcaaatatttatttaaaggaTCATGATTGAAAAAAACTAGAAGaccaaataattattattaatttgccAGCTGCTCAAAGCATACAAAAAATGTACTGTGTTCTTCCATGCCATTgctcatatgtatgtatgtatttccAATGTGGTATATGTATCATATATATTGGTGTGTATAGATAGAATTAGTAATTTCATATTCTTTAAGTTGTTGCTTGTTGTTATGTATATAAAGGGCGGGTATGTGGCAGACAAACATTTCGGCTAGCAACGCGCATCACGCCACAGGCCTACTCCACGTATCCAGCCTTTTTCTAGCGGAACTCGGGCGCATCATCCTGTGTTATGTCGCCGTACTTCCAGATGGCCAGATGCGCGGCTAGAGCTGCTTCCTGCGCGGCCCTGTATTGGTCCACAAGGTCTTTGAGCTTACGCTCACGACGCTTTTCGGCCAGAACAAGACCCTCGGCAACGAGCTGCTTTCCAAAATCGGCTTTAGTTGTCGGATCGTGCAGCGTGGCCAAGTTCGGTGACCCAGCCACCTTCAGCTCCACATTGAGTTGAACCTTGTGGTTCAAAACGTCCTCAGAAAAGGCACGCAAGGCTTCTTCCTTATCCTCGTTGTCAGAAGGCAGGGCGACTAAGGCCAAAGCGTATTCAGTGGCATACGGTTTTTCACTGCTGAAGGCTGGGGGCAAGGCTGCCAAACGGCTTGTGGGCAGCGTCTGAAAAAGAAATTTGGTATTAACACTTTTAGAATTGAGCACTTTTCATATTTATTAGGTTGGGACGTGTCGCAACTCGAAGACATTTGCAGCGTGGTTCTGGCGCCCCCAGCCACTTTGCGATCTTGCCTCGTACGTATTTAATTCTGCTACTTTGGACATTAGTTGAACCAAAAAATATGGAACATCCTCTGTACCTTTTAAGAGAATTGCATACGACTCGAACGTGGAACACATTTGACGCAGCTGTAGGGTTTAGCTTACGCCATCACGCAATGTATATAGTCATTCGGAGAAGCATATTTGATATAGCAAGCTTATGACTCATGCGTTTCACTTTAAGCCGGAAACGGATCTAAGGAACTTGCAGATTATACTCTATCCAGGCTAGACTTACCTCCTTGTTGCCATAATCGATGTACAGGACGGTAGCGTTACTGCCCTGAACTCGTTCCACCTTGGCGCGGTACCATTGATTATCAAGGGTGAACTGAGCAGCCACTAGGTCGCCACGCTTAGGAGTGTATGATCCAGCGATGGGTGGATTGGACTGGAAGTCGGCGTGAAGCTTGCTCATTAGGGACTCTAGCTTGGTTCCGTTCTCCACAGACTGAGCGAAGAATGTCAGAGTTTCGGTGATCTCAGTGACAATTACATTTTCGTAATTGACTTTGCGCTCTACCACCACCTTGTCCTCCTTCTCTTCTTCAACAACAGGTTTTTCCTCAGGCACTTGTTCCACATAGTTGGTCCAGATGTTTTTCTTGGCGGCCTTGGCACGATCCTCGGCACTCTTCAACTGGCGGTAGTATTCAGATTTCTCGGCACTGAAGTGGACTTCCGCTAGACCCTCTTCCACCAGAGCAACGGACAGGTTGGCACCGGTGTCCGTCCAAAGCCAACCGATCACTGAAGATCCTGCCTTATCGGTGGTGTCGATATGCACGGAAACGTCCCGTTGCAAGACACGCTCGCGGGTAAAGGTAAGAGCCTCATCTCCATAAGGTTCTCCCTCTTGGGCAGGAACGCCATTTAGCGCTGGGCGGGAGGAGCGCGGACATGAGATGCCGGCAAGCAGGAATGTGACCAGGCAGCTGTCCTTTGGCACAAAGAGTCGAAGGCGGGACCCGCTAGCAACGAACTCCACGATGGCCTCAGTACGCAGAGCACGCTGCCACGAGGGCAGATATTGTACTTTAATTCGGGAATGGTCAACAGTCAAGTCGTTGACTCGCAGTGTTGCGTTATCCTTCTTTGCGTGCAGTCCCTTCAGCCCCTTAATAGCTTGCTGCTCGGCAGCAATCAACTGATCATAGGCGGAAGATCTCTGATCGTCGTCCTGGCGATACCGAACACATGTAGCCAAGCCCTTGGCCACCATAGCCTCAGCCACGTTTTGCCCGCCAATGGAGACAGTGTAGCAGTATTTCTCAGGGAAGTTTTCACGCGGAGGCGAGATGTAGTCCAGGTTGCACTGCACTTTCTTGTTAATCAACTTTTTGCGCAGAAACTCGCGGGCGTCAAACATGTGTGGAATTTCATAAAGTGGTCGATAGTTCTTTCCGCGTGGTGGAGCCTTAACGATCTCTTCGCCGTCGGTGCCAACCACCGCACGTTGGTCGCGTGGCGGCCTGATGGACGAGAAGAAGACCTTCTTGACTTGGCCGTTGGAGAGGCGTACATTAATAGCATCGCCATTGAAAACCTCCACTACGGTACCGGAGAAGTCCTTCTCCTTCGAGTTGAAAGCGGGTGTTTTTGCTTGATAGTCTTGCCATTGGCGCAGGCGTTTTTCCTTGGCAACACGTTCCGCAGCACGAAGCTTATCGGCGCCTAAAAAGGGAGCggtaagtttttttttaagtctacGTAGCAATATAATTCATTTGCAAAATCTGGAAAGCAGATGTTGATGTCGACGGGGTGAAATGAACGCAGCGACAATGTTCAGTCACAAAATTCTTGGAGTCCGTCTTTTATCTGGCAGCCGATTGCAAACAGTGAACAGCACAACAAAAGGTTATTTACCAATTCGGTGCTGTGCTGTGCAAACGAACTGCGGATTTGGCTTAGAAAGCTCAAAGCTAAACTCACCAGTCTTCATAACAGCCATGGACCAGTCCACACACTTGGCAAGTCCCTCGCGCAGGAGTGATTCTGCAATGTTGCCTTTCGGGTACAGAATCGTTCCAATGAAGTTCGAGTTGTTAACCGATTCCAGCCGGATTTCCACGTCCCGTTGCAACAGACGGGTCTCAACGAAATAGCGTGCCTCGTCGGCGAACGGCACCTTCACACTCAGGTCCGGCTTGCCATCAGCATCCAACTTGACGCCCGGACAACGAATGCCCGAAATCATCAGCGTGATGTAGTGGAAGTCCGGAAGCAAGAATGCACGAACGGTGGAACCGTCGCGCACGTGCTCGATGATCGCCTTGACGGGATTTCCTCCATAGATATCTACCAGATGGGCGGGATTCTCGTGGGCCCACTTAATGTTGCGAACCTTGTCGGCGACAATTGCGTTGGACGACCACTTGCCACGGCCCGCAGCACGTGCCTGGTCCTCCAACTCGATGAGAGTCTGCTGCTCGGCCGTGGGGCGTCCCTCGCGGCGCACGGACACCAGACCCTCGCGTACAATGGACTCGACCACATTTTCACCAGTCTCCTTGTCCTTGCCGATCCATACGAAACCGTACTCTCGATTCGAGTTGGCTGGCTTGTCGAACGTGAAGGTGACCTCAACGCCaatgagcttcttgcgcaggaACTCACGCGATTCCCAGGCCCAGGGTTCGTCCTTGGTCTCGTCGCCACCAGCGCCGGGACGTCGAGCCAACTTGGGGGCCAGGACATGCGAGAAGGTTATTTGTTTCTCTGGAGGCGGTGCACCCTTGGTCGCGCGTATAACTACAGTGTCGCCGGAGAGAACCTGAAACAGTCCGAGTGAGGTTAAAAATGCAATGCACGTGTGTGGGCCTAGAGTCTAGAGGTGGACACTTAACGATGGCCCTATCGCCACAAGATCCAGCGCGACCAATAGCACTATCGATATGTCGAATACTTTAGGTTCATATCACGTGAAAGTGGGAGAGTCTTTAGCCGCTCAAATCTAACCCCTCAGAATAACTACTTAATATGGGAACTAGAACCAAAGCCTTGTATGTGAGCATGGgttataattaaataacaaCACGTGCAGTGTCCAGCAAATAGCGCCTGCGCTAGAAATCTACCGAATATGTGGGTCTCTATTTAAATTCGAGTGCCGGTCGCTCAACGGATTTCTTTACGAtggtaaaaaaaattcagTGGTGCGGCCCTAACTGAAACCGGTTTTGAGGTGCAGAAAAGTAAAAGGCATCTTTTGTATGTGCCCCTCTGCTCAAATATGTACTGGCTGTCCTCCGGGGGAAAACTCGAGGATAGTTTCATATGCCCATGGACAATTCCAAAATGACGAGAAGCGAGCGCGCAGAGGACAATATGTTAATGGGCAGCTCGTAGGGCGTCGGCTAAATACCTCCAAGATCAACAGGTTTTTCGAGTGAGGGCGAGTCGCGTATCTCGAGATGTTGAGACTTTGTTTGCAGGGTGCCAACGTCATCAAGGCAGTATATGCCGCCAAGCTCTGCCGTTTATTTTGTTATCAATACCGCCGAGCGGACAAAAGTCCACCGAGCTGACTGAAAATGGCCATCGAACTCTGGCGGCTGGCAACAAAGCTGCCAACAAGTGAAAGTAGATGCTGAACTAAGCAGACCTAGGGCCAATTACATTCATAAATAGCAGAAAAATGCTCCTCTCGCCTGGGAGGTTAGAAACGAACCCATTCAGCAGTCACAGGAAGGGGGAACAGGGTAGCAGCTACGTAGAGCAGTTACCAATATAACCAATGCCGGTTAACCATCTTCTTTGCTGATGGTGACGCAGAagaccagcagcagcagcaagaaCAACAATGGCCCGAAGAAAATCTGCCAGCTTGGCACCTATAACTTTCATTTCTTCGGATCGAACGAGCGTGTGCAACGTGTCACACACACGCACC
Encoded here:
- the LOC119553068 gene encoding augmin complex subunit wac, which encodes MQNLKIQEEIKALKGLGQHLEEQLKLASVELGDFADEDLALLDKCADYYALSHIHDFNLNFMRDFYCAKKRDCIENRQIKVQQRIELQRIKSATEEATRDVAILERFMSTAEERLIPDSVVLQRNSQHLATKQALLDRQKTLKIPKDFNIESVIEKVDSLEQR
- the LOC119553066 gene encoding staphylococcal nuclease domain-containing protein 1, whose translation is MATAANSATAAGAAKDAPPAPSKSLSGIVKQVLSGDTVVIRATKGAPPPEKQITFSHVLAPKLARRPGAGGDETKDEPWAWESREFLRKKLIGVEVTFTFDKPANSNREYGFVWIGKDKETGENVVESIVREGLVSVRREGRPTAEQQTLIELEDQARAAGRGKWSSNAIVADKVRNIKWAHENPAHLVDIYGGNPVKAIIEHVRDGSTVRAFLLPDFHYITLMISGIRCPGVKLDADGKPDLSVKVPFADEARYFVETRLLQRDVEIRLESVNNSNFIGTILYPKGNIAESLLREGLAKCVDWSMAVMKTGADKLRAAERVAKEKRLRQWQDYQAKTPAFNSKEKDFSGTVVEVFNGDAINVRLSNGQVKKVFFSSIRPPRDQRAVVGTDGEEIVKAPPRGKNYRPLYEIPHMFDAREFLRKKLINKKVQCNLDYISPPRENFPEKYCYTVSIGGQNVAEAMVAKGLATCVRYRQDDDQRSSAYDQLIAAEQQAIKGLKGLHAKKDNATLRVNDLTVDHSRIKVQYLPSWQRALRTEAIVEFVASGSRLRLFVPKDSCLVTFLLAGISCPRSSRPALNGVPAQEGEPYGDEALTFTRERVLQRDVSVHIDTTDKAGSSVIGWLWTDTGANLSVALVEEGLAEVHFSAEKSEYYRQLKSAEDRAKAAKKNIWTNYVEQVPEEKPVVEEEKEDKVVVERKVNYENVIVTEITETLTFFAQSVENGTKLESLMSKLHADFQSNPPIAGSYTPKRGDLVAAQFTLDNQWYRAKVERVQGSNATVLYIDYGNKETLPTSRLAALPPAFSSEKPYATEYALALVALPSDNEDKEEALRAFSEDVLNHKVQLNVELKVAGSPNLATLHDPTTKADFGKQLVAEGLVLAEKRRERKLKDLVDQYRAAQEAALAAHLAIWKYGDITQDDAPEFR